In Citrus sinensis cultivar Valencia sweet orange chromosome 2, DVS_A1.0, whole genome shotgun sequence, a single genomic region encodes these proteins:
- the LOC102618182 gene encoding sulfated surface glycoprotein 185-like — protein MGEKKVTIMVLKVNLQCSKCYKKVKKVLCKFPQIQEQFFDEKTNTVTIKVVCCSPEKIRDKLCCKGDGSIKTIEILEPKPPPPPPKPKPKPSPPPPAPAPEPKPSPPPPAPAPEPKPSPPPPAPAPAPQPKPSPAPPPPPPAPAPEPVRCYPPVRTCCRECYEGRGGGPCYSPVRACCRECSEGRGGGPCYSPVRACCTECSEGRGGGPCYQLGYGRERQYDWCYGRPVYESWGGGCDNRVYYRGRCSDYICEANPAAPCTIM, from the exons ATGGGAGAGAAG AAGGTTACAATAATGGTGCTGAAGGTTAACCTTCAGTGCTCAAAGTGCTACAAGAAAGTCAAGAAAGTACTGTGCAAATTCCCAC AAATACAAGAACAGTTTTTCGATGAGAAGACGAATACGGTGACAATAAAAGTAGTGTGCTGCAGTCCTGAAAAGATCAGGGACAAACTGTGCTGCAAAGGTGATGGTTCAATCAAGACTATTGAAATCCTGGAACCAaagccgccgccgccgccaccaaaaccaaaaccaaaaccatCACCACCACCGCCGGCACCGGCTCCGGAACCAAAACCCTCACCACCACCCCCGGCACCGGCTCCGGAACCAAAACCGTCACCACCACCCCCGGCACCAGCACCGGCTCCCCAACCAAAACCATCACCAGCCCCACCACCGCCGCCGCCGGCACCGGCTCCGGAGCCCGTTCGGTGTTACCCACCAGTTAGGACATGCTGCAGGGAATGTTATGAGGGGCGTGGTGGGGGACCGTGTTACTCACCTGTTAGGGCATGTTGCAGGGAATGTTCCGAGGGGCGTGGTGGGGGACCGTGTTACTCACCTGTTAGGGCATGTTGCACGGAATGTTCTGAGGGGCGTGGTGGGGGACCGTGTTACCAGCTTGGCTACGGGCGAGAGAGGCAGTATGATTGGTGCTATGGAAGGCCAGTGTATGAGAGTTGGGGTGGTGGCTGCGATAACAGAGTTTATTACAGAGGTCGCTGTTCAGATTACATCTGTGAAGCAAATCCAGCAGCTCCATGCACAATCATGTAA